Proteins encoded together in one Streptomyces capillispiralis window:
- a CDS encoding endo alpha-1,4 polygalactosaminidase, translating to MRSHRRTRTGKVVVGLAVAAACGTAAALLGPFRSEAAPTVTLPPVNAPFDYQIGGPYQPADDVEVVTRDVKESPVPDLYNICYVNAFQTQEEGEVGGPQDWDQDLLLTGEDGTVVIDPDWDEVILDISEDGKRERIAAEIDKQIDLCDEKGFDAVELDNYDTYARDVVGGAITADDAQLYIRLLSSYAHSKGLAVGQKNTVELAGQHERNGLDFAIAEECGDPRWNECGRYVSAFGDHAIFIEYTDEGMRNACAYADRVSVVRRDVEVSEPDSETYIRETC from the coding sequence ATGCGCTCCCACCGCCGGACTCGTACGGGAAAGGTCGTTGTCGGCCTTGCCGTGGCCGCCGCCTGCGGCACTGCCGCCGCCCTGCTGGGCCCGTTCCGTTCCGAAGCCGCTCCGACGGTCACCCTTCCCCCGGTGAACGCGCCGTTCGACTACCAGATAGGCGGCCCGTACCAGCCGGCTGACGATGTGGAGGTCGTCACCCGCGACGTCAAGGAGTCCCCCGTACCGGACCTGTACAACATCTGCTACGTCAATGCCTTCCAGACCCAGGAGGAAGGCGAGGTCGGCGGCCCCCAGGACTGGGACCAGGACCTGCTGCTGACCGGCGAAGACGGCACTGTGGTGATCGACCCGGACTGGGACGAGGTGATCCTCGACATCTCCGAGGACGGCAAGCGCGAGCGGATCGCGGCAGAGATCGACAAGCAGATCGACCTGTGCGATGAGAAAGGCTTCGACGCGGTCGAGTTGGACAACTACGACACCTACGCCCGCGACGTCGTGGGCGGCGCCATCACCGCCGACGACGCACAGCTCTACATCCGCCTGCTCTCGTCGTACGCACACAGCAAGGGACTGGCCGTGGGCCAGAAGAACACGGTCGAACTGGCCGGTCAGCACGAGCGGAACGGCCTCGACTTCGCCATCGCCGAGGAGTGCGGCGACCCGCGGTGGAACGAGTGCGGCCGGTACGTCTCAGCCTTCGGCGACCATGCCATCTTCATCGAGTACACGGACGAGGGCATGCGCAATGCCTGCGCCTACGCGGACCGGGTGAGCGTGGTCAGGCGTGATGTCGAGGTGTCCGAGCCCGACAGCGAGACGTACATCCGGGAAACCTGCTGA
- a CDS encoding DUF6009 family protein, which yields MSSLITEDEISHETELVWLEDTDNLDYVRQSLDRLPTRKGRPAYHRDGRMVGYAILGSTAKPSRQSGTFRRRVFWLLPHDRDSQPDGLYAKSAPAEAVDPRTLEPRSKGYKTERSEGGPPSTAMQQLGITLPL from the coding sequence ATGAGCTCCCTGATCACCGAGGACGAGATCAGCCACGAAACCGAGCTCGTGTGGCTGGAAGACACCGACAACCTTGACTACGTTCGTCAGAGTCTGGACCGGCTGCCCACCCGCAAGGGCAGGCCCGCCTACCACCGTGACGGACGCATGGTCGGTTACGCCATCCTCGGCTCGACCGCCAAGCCGTCCCGCCAGTCAGGGACCTTCCGTCGCCGTGTGTTCTGGCTCCTGCCCCATGACAGGGACAGCCAGCCGGACGGGCTCTACGCGAAGAGCGCGCCTGCCGAAGCGGTGGACCCCCGCACTCTGGAACCACGGAGCAAGGGCTACAAGACCGAGCGTTCCGAAGGCGGCCCGCCCTCCACGGCCATGCAGCAACTGGGCATAACTCTCCCCCTGTGA
- a CDS encoding DNA primase family protein has product MTSSKPEVLFDFDPEAVAAQIRAQGSAVVPRPAPAQRLETGEATAEGLLPDTLSDRGNAKLFVKLYANDYRHVPGIGWYRWDTTRWQIDEDDTVLWAAGDLAESIASHDPRGVFTTTALQQHRRRALSTTGINAMLTQAKSAPGMVLNAALLDADPYALCTPDGIVDLRTGMVKTPDPNKDFHSRSTTVGLQHVPTPRWERFLTDTFGDDAEGREMIDYLQLLLGYSVTGDVGGQILPFLFGSGKNGKSVLLDVLMKLLGDYADAAPPGFLMSRPYEGHPTDLAELHGRRVIVCSEVKPGDKFDEARVKLLTGGDRIKARRMRQDFFSFEPTHKLWLLGNHRPEVGTGGFAFWRRMRLIPFERVVPDHRKIDNLADILVTEEGPGILGWLIDGARRYLAGSRDLTGPERVRIATTAYAETEDHTGRFYEECCVLGPDLRAEQTALYAAYKTWCQNEGAPVMSSRAFAARTRELVGLASPKEMILSNQRKHYPGIGLLTDQERDAGT; this is encoded by the coding sequence ATGACGTCCTCCAAGCCGGAAGTCCTCTTCGACTTCGACCCCGAAGCCGTCGCAGCCCAGATCCGCGCCCAAGGCTCCGCAGTGGTGCCCCGGCCGGCCCCGGCCCAGCGCCTTGAGACCGGTGAGGCGACCGCGGAGGGCCTGCTGCCGGACACACTGTCCGACCGGGGCAACGCCAAACTGTTCGTCAAGCTGTACGCCAACGACTACCGGCACGTTCCCGGCATCGGCTGGTACCGGTGGGACACCACCCGCTGGCAGATCGACGAGGACGACACCGTGCTCTGGGCGGCCGGTGACCTCGCGGAGAGCATCGCCAGTCACGATCCCCGCGGCGTCTTCACCACGACCGCCCTGCAGCAGCACCGTCGCCGGGCGCTGTCCACCACGGGCATCAACGCCATGCTCACGCAGGCCAAGTCCGCTCCCGGCATGGTGCTCAACGCCGCGCTGCTGGACGCCGATCCCTACGCCCTGTGCACTCCGGACGGGATCGTCGACCTGCGTACGGGAATGGTGAAAACCCCGGATCCGAACAAGGACTTCCACTCCCGCTCCACCACGGTCGGCCTGCAGCACGTGCCCACCCCCCGGTGGGAACGCTTCCTGACTGACACGTTCGGCGATGACGCCGAGGGCCGGGAAATGATCGACTATCTCCAGCTGCTCCTGGGGTACTCCGTGACCGGTGACGTCGGTGGCCAGATCCTGCCGTTCCTGTTCGGTTCCGGCAAGAACGGCAAGTCCGTCCTGCTGGACGTCCTGATGAAACTGCTCGGCGATTACGCGGACGCCGCTCCGCCCGGGTTCCTGATGTCCCGTCCGTACGAGGGGCACCCCACTGACCTGGCGGAGCTGCACGGCCGCCGTGTCATCGTGTGCTCGGAGGTCAAGCCGGGGGACAAGTTCGACGAGGCACGGGTCAAACTGCTGACCGGTGGTGACCGCATCAAGGCCCGCCGGATGAGGCAGGACTTCTTCAGTTTCGAACCCACTCACAAACTGTGGTTGCTGGGCAATCACCGGCCCGAAGTGGGAACGGGTGGCTTCGCGTTCTGGCGCCGTATGCGCCTGATTCCCTTCGAACGTGTCGTGCCCGACCACCGCAAGATCGACAACCTGGCGGACATCCTCGTGACCGAGGAAGGCCCCGGCATCCTCGGCTGGCTCATCGACGGGGCGCGGCGCTACCTCGCGGGCAGCCGTGACCTCACGGGTCCCGAACGCGTCCGTATCGCCACCACGGCCTACGCGGAGACCGAGGACCACACCGGACGCTTCTACGAGGAGTGCTGCGTGCTCGGCCCCGACCTGCGAGCCGAACAGACGGCTCTCTACGCCGCCTACAAGACGTGGTGCCAGAATGAGGGCGCACCGGTCATGTCCTCGAGGGCCTTCGCGGCCCGCACCCGGGAACTCGTGGGACTGGCTTCGCCCAAGGAAATGATCCTGTCCAACCAGCGCAAGCACTACCCGGGCATTGGACTGCTCACCGACCAGGAAAGGGACGCCGGCACATGA